The Brachybacterium huguangmaarense genome contains a region encoding:
- a CDS encoding anaerobic ribonucleoside-triphosphate reductase activating protein gives MTTSAVRSPAPAVRAGDLAIAGLVSLSTVDWPGRLVATVFCQGCPWRCAYCHNQAILDPQAPGVVPWAQVADLLARRRGLLDGIVFSGGEATSQHALVPAARSVREAGFAVGLHTGGAFPARLRALLGVDPAGRRVDEALVDWVGFDVKASPRSYDATVGRRHAWASAGRSLLLVLASGVDHELRMTVTPDLADQVPDVVRTVADAGGRALVLQRARADGAPAPFAARIAAQADWEGAFARAVDVARETASRRGVELAVR, from the coding sequence GTGACCACGAGCGCCGTGAGGTCCCCGGCCCCCGCGGTGCGGGCCGGGGACCTCGCGATCGCGGGTCTCGTGTCGCTGTCGACCGTGGACTGGCCCGGCCGCCTCGTCGCGACCGTGTTCTGCCAGGGATGCCCGTGGCGGTGCGCCTACTGCCACAACCAGGCGATCCTCGACCCACAGGCCCCGGGCGTCGTGCCCTGGGCGCAGGTCGCCGATCTGCTGGCACGGCGGCGCGGCCTGCTCGACGGGATCGTGTTCAGCGGGGGAGAGGCCACGTCGCAGCACGCCCTCGTGCCCGCGGCACGATCGGTGCGGGAGGCGGGCTTCGCCGTGGGTCTGCACACGGGCGGGGCGTTCCCCGCGCGGCTGCGTGCCCTGCTGGGCGTCGACCCCGCCGGACGCCGGGTCGACGAGGCCCTCGTCGACTGGGTGGGCTTCGACGTCAAGGCGTCCCCGCGGAGCTACGACGCGACCGTGGGGCGGCGCCACGCCTGGGCGAGCGCCGGCCGGTCCCTGCTCCTGGTGCTCGCCTCGGGCGTGGACCACGAGCTGCGCATGACCGTCACGCCGGACCTCGCCGATCAGGTGCCCGACGTGGTCCGCACCGTCGCCGACGCCGGCGGCCGCGCCCTCGTGCTCCAGCGTGCGCGCGCGGACGGGGCGCCGGCGCCTTTCGCCGCCCGGATCGCGGCACAGGCGGACTGGGAGGGCGCCTTCGCCCGGGCCGTCGACGTCGCACGCGAGACGGCGAGCAGGCGCGGCGTCGAGCTCGCGGTGCGGTGA